A window of Castanea sativa cultivar Marrone di Chiusa Pesio chromosome 1, ASM4071231v1 contains these coding sequences:
- the LOC142623239 gene encoding zinc finger BED domain-containing protein RICESLEEPER 1-like gives MVDESVTMVVCNYYKKSYHADSKSCGTSNLLVHVTICPKNLNREDKGQKTLAFEPKNDRDEGFKLVSITFFVEASRKALAEMIVIDELPFRCVAGYGFKKYVTTLQPKLRLKDILSHQTVAKAVIGIYNSEREKLRKSLKGCRVCLTTDTWTFIQNLNYICLTCPFIDDAWKLHKRILNFCQVEDHKGETIGRKIEMSLCKWGIDGIFTLTVDNANSNLTTIKFLQRVTKDWNETILKNEFMHMRCAHILNLIVGEGLKEIDASVARVREAVRYVKSSLNRNQTFRNFIERLGMESKSLICLDVPTRWNSIYLILETAKKFEKVFLRMDFEDDGYSSYFRKNEDSGGLGSLCMSDFQNCRAFMTFLRLFYNATKKFSGSLYATTNTFFDKIFVIQENISHFVKSQNTLLKNTATNMQTKFEKYWGEGDKSNPLLYVVVVLDPRKKLRFLKFSFSEIYGNDVGKEKVDKVKDLLMKLYTFYCSVNSSNVQEPSENERTQMVGDASYPFVMVHSRYELFLEAEQSVGCSNEVGKYLVENCDSRRDVNFEVLWWWKDNSSRYPMLSKVAKDELAVLVSTVASESAFSTRGRIVDPFRNSLSPFMVQNLVCVQNWLQATVPNSSSGKRPLISVEN, from the coding sequence ATGGTAGATGAGAGTGTCACTATGGTTGTatgtaattattataaaaaatcatatcatgctGATAGTAAGAGTTGTGGTACTAGTAATTTGTTAGTTCATGTCACAATCTGTCCCAAGAACCTTAATAGAGAAGATAAAGGGCAGAAAACCTTAGCTTTTGAACCCAAAAATGATAGAGATGAAGGGTTCAAACTTGTGTCAATAACTTTTTTTGTTGAGGCTTCTAGAAAGGCACTAGCTGAAATGATTGTAATTGATGAGTTGCCTTTTAGGTGTGTTGCGGGGTATGGGTTCAAGAAATATGTAACTACCTTACAACCTAAGCTCCGTCTAAAGGATATTCTATCTCATCAAACTGTGGCTAAAGCTGTGATTGGAATTTataatagtgagagagagaagctaAGGAAATCCTTAAAGGGCTGTAGGGTGTGTCTTACTACGGACACATGGACttttatacaaaatttgaattatatatgtctCACATGTCCCTTTATTGATGATGCTTGGAAGTTGCAtaagagaattttaaatttttgtcaagTTGAAGATCATAAGGGGGAGACTATAGGTAGAAAGATTGAGATGTCTTTATGTAAGTGGGGTATTGATGGCATATTCACTTTAACAGTGGATAATGCTAACTCCAATTTAACcacaattaaatttttgcaaAGGGTAACAAAAGATTGGAATGagacaattttaaaaaatgagttcATGCACATGAGATGTGCCCATATCCTAAATCTCATTGTTGGGGAAggtttgaaagaaattgatgCATCTGTTGCTAGGGTGCGTGAAGCTGTGAGGTATGTGAAGTCCTCGCTTAATAGAAATCAAACGTTTAGGAATTTTATAGAGAGGTTAGGTATGGAGTCCAAGAGTCTTATTTGTCTAGATGTACCTACTAGGTGGAACTCAATTTACCTTATATTAGAAACTGCTAAAAAATTCGAGAAAGTATTCCTTAGGATGGACTTTGAAGATGATGGTTATTCATCATACTTTAGGAAAAATGAAGATAGTGGTGGTTTGGGATCTCTTTGTATGAGTGATTTCCAAAATTGTAGGGCATTTATGACTTTCTTGAGGCTTTTTTACAATGCAACAAAAAAGTTCTCCGGCTCTTTGTATGCTACCACAAATACCTTTTTTGATAAGATCTTTGTTATTCAGGAAAATATTTCTCATTTTGTTAAATCCCAAAACACCCTCTTGAAAAACACAGCCACAAACATGCAAACTAAATTTGAGAAGTATTGGGGCGAAGGTGATAAAAGTAATCCTCTTTTGTATGTGGTTGTGGTTCTTGATCCacgaaaaaaattgagatttttgaagttttctttttctgaaatttatgggAATGACGTGGGGAAAGAGAAGGTTGATAAGGTGAAAGATCTTTTGATGAAGTTGTATACTTTTTACTGTTCTGTTAATTCCTCAAATGTGCAAGAACCAAGTGAGAATGAGAGGACACAAATGGTAGGTGATGCTAGTTATCCATTTGTGATGGTTCACTCTCGATATGAGCTTTTCTTAGAAGCTGAGCAATCTGTAGGTTGTAGTAATGAGGTTGGAAAGTATTTGGTTGAAAATTGTGATAGTAGAAGAGATGTGAATTTTGAGGTATTGTGGTGGTGGAAGGATAATTCTAGTAGGTACCCAATGTTGTCTAAAGTGGCTAAGGATGAGCTAGCTGTACTAGTTTCGACTGTTGCATCTGAGTCAGCATTTAGCACCAGAGGCCGCATTGTTGATCCATTTcgaaattctctctctcctttcatGGTTCAAAACCTTGTATGTGTACAAAATTGGCTTCAAGCCACAGTACCAAATTCTAGCTCAGGCAAACGACCCTTAATTAGTGTTGAAAATTGA